A window from Candidatus Gracilibacteria bacterium encodes these proteins:
- a CDS encoding SpoIIE family protein phosphatase: protein MSQLRRSIFMSILLPSLISGILAFGLFFLLERTIHLATQFAAPAALLFLVLSFLAIFVIKIQRPLTKIIHEMKALLTGKPYRKIYTSKTNELGVLAHFFNEVTRNLENISQDIKTHVRIQKELSSAQDIQRMLIPKTAPQFPGLKITAKTRPASEIGGDTFDFFLKEDRNLLYIGDSTGHGIPAGIVMVMVDVLLETFIELESTLKSTLIRLNQYLKPHLKPSMFMTMVLLEWVPQEHALHWVGAGHEHLIHIKTSTGEVDAIRAGGLAVGMLPDISPFIQEKKIILESDDFVVLYSDGIIEAQNINGEQYTLSRLQKFLKEQVNKEISTEDLFEKIAIDVGRFMEGQAQLDDMTLIVMKYSQKSEAGDLSTEWAAGA from the coding sequence ATGTCTCAACTCCGCCGCTCCATTTTCATGTCTATACTCCTGCCGAGCTTGATAAGCGGAATTTTAGCATTCGGCCTCTTCTTCCTCCTGGAAAGAACAATCCATCTCGCCACGCAGTTCGCGGCCCCCGCGGCGCTCCTCTTCTTAGTATTGAGTTTTTTAGCAATTTTTGTCATCAAAATCCAAAGACCTCTCACAAAAATCATTCATGAGATGAAGGCGCTGCTCACAGGGAAGCCTTACCGAAAAATATACACCTCAAAAACGAACGAACTTGGTGTTTTAGCTCATTTCTTTAATGAGGTGACGCGCAACCTTGAGAACATTTCCCAAGACATCAAAACGCATGTGCGTATTCAAAAAGAACTCAGTTCGGCACAAGACATACAACGAATGTTGATTCCAAAAACCGCCCCACAGTTTCCCGGACTTAAAATCACCGCAAAGACCAGGCCCGCCTCTGAAATTGGCGGCGACACTTTCGATTTTTTCCTCAAAGAAGATCGAAACCTTCTTTATATTGGAGATTCCACCGGCCACGGAATCCCAGCGGGAATTGTGATGGTGATGGTGGATGTGCTTTTAGAAACTTTCATTGAGCTGGAGAGCACACTCAAGTCTACACTGATTCGCCTCAATCAATATTTAAAGCCCCATCTAAAGCCCAGCATGTTCATGACCATGGTGCTCCTGGAATGGGTGCCTCAAGAACATGCCTTGCACTGGGTTGGAGCCGGGCACGAGCATTTGATCCACATTAAAACAAGCACCGGAGAGGTGGACGCTATTCGTGCCGGAGGACTTGCCGTGGGCATGCTCCCGGACATCAGTCCATTTATTCAAGAAAAGAAAATCATACTGGAAAGCGATGACTTTGTGGTGCTCTATTCAGATGGAATCATCGAGGCTCAAAACATAAATGGAGAGCAGTACACTTTGAGCCGTTTACAGAAATTCCTCAAAGAACAGGTGAATAAAGAAATCAGCACCGAAGATCTTTTTGAAAAAATTGCTATTGATGTGGGACGATTTATGGAAGGCCAAGCGCAACTCGATGACATGACGCTCATTGTAATGAAGTACAGCCAAAAGAGCGAAGCGGGAGACCTGAGCACCGAATGGGCGGCCGGCGCTTAA
- the cysS gene encoding cysteine--tRNA ligase, which translates to MIQIYDSLKGQKVPFNKKPGEEIKMYVCGPTVYDFAHLGHGRSAVAFDLVRRFLEFSGFEVVFTFNTTDIEDKMITRAAKEGITVDQLAEKIIPEYKADYAALGVKAPTHNPRATEFVEPMINLIKKLEEKGHSYELSDGIYFDIKTFPEYGKLSHQNLDELNAGARVEERTDKRNHQDFVLWKFKKEGEPFWASPWGDGRPGWHIECSAMSSELLGESFDIHGGGLDLKFPHHECEIAQSEAASGKPLADIWMHNGYITVNEEKMSKSLGNFFTLKEIFKEVHPRVVRFFLLGTHYRSPIEYSLESLEQAKNTLKRLDEFTLRHLDGTHEKDNEVDTELLTAFTEKLENDFDSAGALAMLFEWMPTATKNIQGTLERINQVLNIFPLDFTLTAEQNALIQSREEARQSKDWPRSDSLREELAAQNIEVEDTPTGPFAKPLL; encoded by the coding sequence ATGATTCAAATTTACGACAGCCTCAAAGGGCAAAAAGTCCCTTTCAATAAAAAGCCGGGGGAAGAAATTAAAATGTATGTCTGTGGCCCAACCGTTTACGATTTTGCACATTTGGGGCATGGTCGCAGCGCCGTGGCCTTTGATCTGGTGCGCCGTTTCTTGGAATTCTCAGGATTTGAAGTGGTTTTCACCTTCAACACCACCGATATTGAGGACAAAATGATCACCAGGGCCGCCAAAGAGGGAATCACGGTGGACCAGCTCGCCGAAAAAATCATCCCCGAGTACAAGGCCGATTACGCCGCGCTTGGGGTCAAAGCCCCCACCCACAATCCCAGAGCCACCGAATTTGTGGAGCCCATGATCAACTTGATTAAAAAACTCGAAGAAAAAGGCCACTCGTACGAGCTTTCGGATGGCATTTATTTCGACATCAAAACTTTTCCGGAATATGGAAAGCTCTCCCACCAAAACCTCGATGAATTGAATGCCGGCGCGCGAGTGGAAGAACGAACCGATAAAAGAAATCATCAAGACTTTGTGCTGTGGAAATTCAAAAAAGAGGGCGAGCCCTTTTGGGCGAGCCCTTGGGGAGACGGCCGCCCCGGATGGCACATCGAGTGCAGCGCCATGAGTTCAGAGCTCCTCGGGGAATCTTTTGATATCCATGGGGGCGGCCTGGACCTCAAATTTCCTCACCATGAATGTGAAATTGCTCAAAGTGAAGCGGCCTCCGGAAAACCCTTGGCCGATATTTGGATGCACAACGGCTACATCACCGTGAACGAAGAGAAAATGAGCAAATCCCTTGGAAATTTTTTCACCCTCAAAGAAATCTTTAAAGAAGTGCACCCTCGTGTGGTTCGTTTCTTCTTGCTTGGAACGCACTACCGCTCCCCCATCGAATACAGCCTCGAAAGCCTGGAGCAAGCCAAAAACACACTCAAACGGTTGGATGAATTCACCCTCCGCCACCTAGATGGGACGCACGAAAAAGACAATGAAGTGGATACCGAACTCCTCACCGCCTTCACAGAAAAATTGGAAAACGATTTCGACAGCGCCGGCGCCCTCGCGATGCTTTTTGAGTGGATGCCCACCGCCACCAAAAACATCCAAGGCACCCTCGAACGGATCAACCAAGTCCTCAACATTTTCCCCCTCGATTTCACGCTCACCGCTGAGCAAAACGCTCTCATCCAGAGCCGCGAAGAAGCCCGCCAATCCAAAGACTGGCCCCGCTCCGACTCCCTCCGTGAAGAACTTGCTGCCCAAAACATTGAAGTGGAAGACACCCCCACCGGCCCTTTTGCCAAACCGCTTTTATAA
- a CDS encoding 7TM domain-containing protein: MFKVFFLALFSAFLWGNSVLAVELPEEAAAQVESEIYAEIDSVDSIGVDRNIIFSGASSESISDGALRFEWHFGDGNRQEGSEVVHSYAQAGEYAVTLTVRDPEGREASVSKTIFAFSKSFVLVSTVTDEDEKLLGLVTTAREQGIYIDLLSASTHSGFLEEEELRRQLLEKISSLENTEDLLIYTSGTSGLTVLSQLQESLGDEAPFKGKNVIFISEHSLGAMENIARGVYSTIQSQQIVLTRPEALWVLLEAENVLELTQILEERGIEYTVVDKHLEIRPWNFLSVLVNNMLSHGVPTNTILLVLMLPIIATVIAFMKQVVGLNTLGIYTPSILSLSFIALNLWYGLLVFVILFLVASLARSLLHRYRLLYIPRMAIILSISSFAILLVLFLGSLFDQKIDQLAIFPILIMATMVEKFVTIQSDKGMKNAMRIGGEVLLVAMLCSLVAQWNILEIWVLGHPELVLLCLPFNLFLARWAGLRLVEYIRFREIIHHIEE, encoded by the coding sequence ATGTTTAAAGTTTTTTTTCTTGCCCTTTTCTCCGCTTTTTTGTGGGGGAATTCTGTGCTCGCCGTGGAGCTTCCGGAGGAGGCTGCCGCTCAAGTTGAATCTGAAATTTATGCCGAAATTGATTCGGTGGACAGTATTGGGGTGGATCGCAACATTATTTTTAGCGGGGCTTCTTCCGAGTCTATCTCGGATGGGGCTTTGCGTTTTGAATGGCACTTTGGGGATGGAAATCGGCAAGAGGGAAGTGAAGTGGTGCATTCTTATGCTCAAGCCGGTGAGTACGCGGTAACGCTTACGGTTCGAGATCCTGAGGGGCGAGAAGCTTCGGTTTCTAAAACGATTTTTGCTTTTAGTAAGTCTTTTGTTTTGGTGAGCACGGTGACCGATGAAGACGAAAAACTATTGGGCTTGGTGACCACTGCTCGAGAACAAGGTATTTATATCGATCTGCTCAGTGCCAGTACGCACTCCGGATTTTTGGAAGAAGAGGAACTTCGTCGCCAACTTTTAGAGAAAATCTCTTCTTTGGAAAATACGGAAGACTTATTGATTTACACCTCCGGGACTTCAGGACTCACGGTACTCTCCCAGCTCCAGGAAAGTTTGGGGGATGAGGCACCTTTTAAGGGCAAGAATGTTATTTTTATCTCGGAGCACAGTCTTGGTGCCATGGAAAACATTGCGAGGGGGGTCTACAGCACCATTCAATCTCAACAAATTGTGCTCACACGGCCAGAGGCCTTGTGGGTTCTTTTGGAAGCGGAAAATGTGCTTGAGTTGACGCAAATTTTGGAGGAACGGGGCATTGAATACACAGTGGTGGATAAACACCTGGAAATTCGCCCGTGGAATTTCCTATCGGTTTTGGTGAACAATATGTTGAGCCACGGAGTTCCCACGAACACCATCCTTTTGGTTTTGATGCTGCCCATTATTGCCACGGTGATTGCTTTTATGAAGCAAGTGGTGGGGCTCAATACTCTTGGAATTTATACGCCGTCTATTCTTTCTCTTTCCTTCATTGCCCTCAATTTATGGTACGGCCTTTTGGTTTTTGTGATTTTGTTTTTGGTGGCCAGTTTGGCTCGTTCTCTTTTGCATCGGTATCGCCTTTTGTATATTCCCAGAATGGCGATTATTCTCTCCATCTCCAGTTTTGCCATTCTTTTGGTGCTTTTCCTTGGATCTTTGTTCGATCAAAAAATAGATCAACTGGCCATTTTCCCCATTCTTATTATGGCGACCATGGTGGAAAAATTTGTCACTATTCAAAGTGATAAGGGTATGAAAAATGCCATGCGCATCGGGGGTGAAGTTCTGCTTGTGGCCATGCTTTGTTCTTTGGTGGCGCAGTGGAATATCTTGGAAATCTGGGTTTTGGGTCATCCCGAATTGGTGCTGCTTTGTCTGCCTTTCAACCTTTTCTTGGCGCGATGGGCGGGTCTTCGTTTGGTTGAGTACATTCGTTTTAGGGAAATTATTCATCACATTGAAGAATAA
- a CDS encoding tyrosine/phenylalanine carboxypeptidase domain-containing protein — protein sequence MNARNLLYVRPFNKKKAIRLADDKLKTKHFLSARGIPVPRLYGVIRSVSELEEFNFSTLPKSFVLKPNLGFGGEGIIPIVDNKGSSFVKSSGSLIEEDELREHISDILEGRFSISELQDTAFFEQLIICDPRLAQFCYKGIPDIRILVHNLVPVMAMLRLPTRESDGKANLHQGAVGVGVDIAKGTATHTVYKGKIVDEIPGAGSIRGFVIPYWDELLLIASRIQLATNLGYCAVDLSLDRNAGPMLLEINAHAGLGLQIANLAPLRKRLEKVHGIQVSSPEKGVRIAQEIFGHKVTKEVKESREVIGNEEEIKIIAPQEVRHVWASINPLLESSVVDEELAKDLGLVEKTELGQLKMKISLGKKRIQTLAYTDDFSKKNYGMLIGRRDLSGFLIDPMKGKTKLLQRPLLPELSSTPFAQVDLELAEMDSKLKLLSQLKPTNLKEEKEKFLKDTSYEPQFEYRDLSFDALAFKLQLKKIELTCAGGELGELFLRKAEELHKKILLLEARGGDLLTERSIDLYGKPTPDLLDRAREKLKFKPEQFEEPKKWFSVAEASIEFERVFREYGLSHWRIKVNRHMVSACSAGKESTLFIREGALFSEENLRMLLAHEIETHVLTAENGKAQNYRLFNRGFGNFLETQEGLAIWNQEQVCLHETEKKYRSATLIFIVDYALKHSFAETYDYCLKLGMSEDRALQTSLKVKRGLGDSSQPGAFTKDLLYFSGYLQVEDFVKNGGDLKDLYYGKYNLRDLALIKKIPGLKAPRILPHFL from the coding sequence ATGAATGCCCGGAACCTCCTCTATGTCCGTCCATTCAACAAAAAAAAGGCCATTCGTTTGGCGGATGATAAGTTGAAGACCAAGCATTTTCTTTCTGCCAGAGGCATCCCCGTTCCAAGACTTTACGGAGTGATTCGATCGGTATCGGAGCTTGAGGAATTTAATTTCTCCACGCTCCCCAAAAGTTTTGTGCTCAAGCCCAATCTTGGGTTTGGTGGGGAAGGGATTATTCCTATTGTGGACAACAAGGGCTCTTCCTTTGTGAAGAGCAGTGGAAGCTTGATAGAGGAAGATGAACTGCGGGAGCACATTAGTGATATTTTAGAGGGACGGTTCAGTATTTCTGAGCTTCAGGATACTGCTTTTTTTGAGCAACTTATTATTTGTGATCCTCGGCTCGCGCAATTTTGTTATAAAGGAATTCCGGATATTCGGATTTTGGTTCACAATTTGGTCCCCGTGATGGCGATGCTTCGCTTGCCCACGCGGGAGTCTGACGGGAAGGCTAATTTGCACCAAGGTGCGGTTGGGGTGGGCGTTGATATTGCCAAGGGAACCGCTACGCACACGGTATATAAAGGAAAAATTGTGGATGAAATTCCGGGTGCGGGGTCTATTCGTGGCTTTGTTATTCCGTATTGGGATGAGCTTTTGCTTATTGCCTCCCGCATTCAGTTGGCCACCAATTTGGGGTACTGTGCCGTGGATCTTTCTTTGGACCGGAATGCCGGACCGATGCTGCTTGAAATCAATGCTCACGCCGGCTTGGGTCTTCAAATTGCCAACTTGGCTCCTTTGCGTAAACGCCTGGAAAAAGTGCATGGCATTCAAGTGAGCAGTCCTGAAAAAGGAGTGCGTATCGCTCAAGAAATTTTTGGACACAAGGTGACAAAGGAGGTGAAAGAGAGCCGAGAAGTGATTGGGAATGAAGAGGAGATTAAAATCATTGCTCCGCAGGAAGTGCGCCATGTTTGGGCTTCCATCAATCCTCTTTTGGAAAGCAGTGTAGTGGATGAGGAGCTTGCAAAAGACTTGGGGCTTGTGGAAAAAACTGAACTGGGGCAGTTGAAAATGAAGATCTCTTTGGGTAAAAAACGCATCCAAACGCTGGCGTATACGGACGATTTTTCCAAGAAAAATTATGGAATGCTCATTGGACGGCGAGATCTCAGCGGGTTTTTGATTGACCCCATGAAAGGAAAAACCAAACTGCTTCAACGGCCCCTCTTGCCTGAGCTGAGTTCCACTCCTTTTGCTCAAGTGGACCTTGAATTGGCCGAGATGGATTCTAAACTTAAGCTTTTGTCTCAACTCAAGCCCACCAATCTCAAAGAAGAGAAAGAAAAATTCTTAAAGGATACTTCTTATGAGCCGCAGTTTGAGTACCGTGACCTCTCTTTTGATGCGCTTGCATTCAAGCTGCAGCTCAAGAAAATTGAGCTCACTTGTGCCGGCGGGGAACTTGGAGAACTCTTTTTGAGAAAGGCTGAAGAGCTGCACAAGAAAATATTGCTTTTGGAGGCTCGTGGGGGAGATTTGCTCACGGAACGGAGTATCGATTTGTATGGCAAGCCCACGCCAGATCTTTTGGATAGAGCCAGGGAGAAACTGAAGTTCAAGCCTGAGCAATTTGAGGAGCCCAAAAAATGGTTTTCAGTTGCGGAGGCCAGTATTGAATTTGAAAGGGTATTCCGTGAATACGGGCTTTCACATTGGCGGATCAAGGTGAATCGGCACATGGTGAGCGCGTGTTCTGCAGGGAAGGAATCCACACTTTTCATACGGGAGGGTGCACTTTTTTCTGAGGAAAATTTGAGGATGCTTTTGGCTCATGAAATTGAGACCCATGTGCTCACGGCGGAGAATGGAAAGGCGCAGAATTACCGTTTGTTCAACAGGGGTTTTGGCAACTTTTTGGAGACTCAGGAAGGTTTGGCCATTTGGAATCAAGAGCAGGTGTGTTTGCATGAAACTGAAAAGAAATATCGCAGCGCTACACTCATTTTTATTGTGGACTATGCCCTTAAACATTCTTTTGCAGAAACTTATGATTATTGTCTCAAGCTTGGTATGAGTGAAGACCGCGCCTTGCAAACTTCTCTTAAAGTGAAACGGGGGCTCGGGGATAGTTCCCAGCCGGGAGCTTTTACAAAAGATTTATTGTATTTTTCCGGTTACCTGCAAGTTGAAGATTTTGTTAAAAATGGAGGAGATCTTAAGGATCTTTATTATGGAAAATACAATCTCAGAGATCTGGCGCTTATTAAAAAAATTCCCGGTCTCAAGGCGCCTCGAATCTTGCCCCACTTTCTTTAG
- a CDS encoding Mur ligase domain-containing protein, with protein MSFFEDQNEVYCIGIGGIGMSGLARLLKAFGKTVLGSDISASSTTAELEADGIPVLLGHLPENLPESTELVVYSEAIPEGNPELVHARALGIPTMTYFEALGEVTKNYRLIAIAGTHGKTTTTAMLGLILETAGLDPTVLLGSKLKEFGNRNVKVGESDLFVLEACEYRRNFMSLHPELLGITNIELDHLDYFKNQADYEAAFKDLAAQSGEVIWPEDSAEYEGELGLPGAHNALDAGLAAQMARRLGVSEGAIAEALKEYKGAWRRFEYKGITVEGATLYDDYAHHPSEVQATLAGAREKYPEARIVAVFQPHQYSRTAALLEAFAESFEDADEVIIPNIYEARDTDADKHAVSVERLVEEISHHHDNVKDGEGIVATAEYLNDTVGDGDLVILMGAGDIGKIAEDLLL; from the coding sequence ATGTCTTTTTTTGAAGACCAGAACGAAGTGTATTGCATTGGAATTGGTGGAATTGGAATGAGTGGCTTGGCACGGCTCTTAAAAGCTTTTGGGAAGACGGTTTTGGGAAGCGATATTTCGGCTTCTTCCACCACGGCGGAGCTGGAGGCGGATGGAATTCCGGTGCTTTTGGGGCACTTGCCCGAAAACTTGCCTGAAAGCACGGAACTTGTGGTTTACAGCGAGGCGATCCCGGAGGGGAATCCGGAGCTTGTGCACGCGCGAGCACTGGGGATTCCCACGATGACTTATTTTGAGGCTTTGGGGGAAGTGACTAAGAATTATCGTTTGATTGCCATTGCCGGTACGCACGGAAAAACCACCACCACGGCCATGTTGGGACTCATTTTGGAAACGGCCGGTTTGGATCCCACGGTGCTTTTGGGCAGTAAGTTGAAAGAGTTTGGAAATCGTAATGTGAAGGTGGGGGAGAGTGACCTTTTTGTTCTAGAGGCCTGTGAATATAGGCGGAATTTTATGAGTTTGCATCCGGAACTTTTGGGGATTACGAATATTGAATTGGATCATTTGGATTATTTTAAAAATCAGGCGGATTATGAAGCGGCGTTTAAGGACTTGGCGGCTCAAAGCGGGGAGGTGATTTGGCCGGAAGACAGTGCGGAATATGAAGGAGAGCTGGGCCTTCCGGGCGCGCATAATGCTTTGGACGCCGGTCTTGCGGCGCAGATGGCGCGAAGATTGGGCGTTTCGGAGGGAGCTATTGCCGAAGCCTTGAAAGAGTACAAAGGGGCTTGGAGACGCTTTGAGTACAAGGGTATTACCGTGGAAGGGGCCACTCTTTATGATGATTACGCGCACCATCCCAGTGAGGTGCAGGCCACTTTGGCCGGAGCACGCGAAAAGTATCCCGAAGCCCGGATTGTGGCGGTTTTTCAGCCCCATCAATACAGCCGTACCGCTGCTTTACTGGAGGCTTTTGCGGAAAGTTTTGAGGATGCGGATGAGGTGATTATTCCGAATATCTATGAGGCCCGGGATACCGATGCGGACAAACACGCGGTTTCCGTCGAACGATTGGTGGAAGAAATTTCTCACCATCATGATAATGTAAAAGATGGTGAGGGCATTGTGGCCACCGCTGAATACTTGAACGACACTGTTGGTGACGGGGACTTGGTGATTCTGATGGGAGCGGGCGACATCGGAAAGATTGCGGAGGACTTGCTTTTATAA
- a CDS encoding HEAT repeat domain-containing protein, with protein sequence MFGEKLTKLLNVSSTELPRILVAWLLVFLIRTSFIIGGSVLLAVFLSKVGIDLLPGLFLINALFMMVGAFGFRKIIHKIRRELLVVSIVFLAAISLLGSLFFLERDTLLFFVFFLIAESVFLSQLNILISLFNEELFSPLESQRCFPIIESAETVGGIIGGLSLTVFAEVLPTYKFILICVLLALAILPVVLLFNPKTMPVPHIEAHEEKTHKKLKDSFKEFRKIPFLKTLMLVILFHWAIINMLEFQYTKAIQQDVYSTQEETLVMESGDEVHLAAEPSSEDYQHDITQKLGTLHLIFNSAALFMQLIVAGRILSFLGITASMLLHPLVTFLNMIWMLLRFNFFSASMARGGYELTGILFKNAYDSSYYAIPHSMRMDVKEWMQGVMKPLGAILGTLLMIGLAFGLNGATESLAINLTLVLLSGGMAVLCWSLGKKYTHMSEENLSHKLDLPTRLNAIEILAQKGHEKTTNALQKILKRSSEPEIIKEDILNTLGLQEDPDSIASILEMLDHKNERLRLAAAEALSHFHKLKEHLIDQSFTRYRVIEALKNRLNEEEVEAIREELVLVFHDLAPDALTEFLVERVKKEGRQKASFIRMLSLFHDPNLKFYLEGQLSSRDPGVKAASIIALWQFKTLGNELRHHLKQMLESPKEEVLKKGIEACGFVKEKSFKEELKKHLNHGSPEIKKAVLLALGQMEEESTIPHLVEALSDPSHEWFHKSFSLLAKFPKQFRALLQNALDLRISEKINQILSKEKDLNWTSLPEESLHLLHELYQKINAHHEVHKIKEVLTSRQMKQ encoded by the coding sequence ATGTTCGGAGAAAAGCTCACCAAACTGCTCAATGTATCCAGCACGGAACTCCCGCGAATTCTTGTGGCGTGGCTGCTGGTTTTCCTCATAAGAACGAGCTTTATTATTGGAGGAAGTGTTTTGTTGGCGGTCTTTTTGAGCAAAGTGGGAATCGACTTACTCCCGGGACTTTTCCTGATCAATGCCCTTTTTATGATGGTGGGAGCCTTTGGTTTTAGAAAAATCATTCATAAAATTCGCCGAGAACTGCTGGTGGTCAGTATTGTATTTTTGGCCGCCATAAGCCTTTTGGGTTCGCTCTTCTTCTTGGAACGAGACACGCTTCTCTTTTTCGTCTTTTTCCTCATCGCCGAATCGGTGTTTTTATCCCAACTCAATATCCTGATTTCCTTATTCAATGAAGAGCTTTTCAGCCCATTGGAAAGCCAACGGTGCTTCCCCATCATCGAATCCGCAGAAACCGTGGGAGGTATTATTGGAGGTTTGAGTTTGACCGTGTTTGCCGAAGTGCTCCCCACTTATAAATTCATCCTTATTTGTGTTCTTTTGGCGCTCGCTATTTTACCGGTGGTTCTACTCTTCAATCCAAAGACCATGCCCGTTCCCCATATTGAAGCACACGAAGAAAAAACACATAAAAAACTAAAAGACAGCTTTAAAGAGTTTAGGAAAATTCCTTTTTTAAAAACATTGATGTTGGTCATCCTTTTCCATTGGGCCATCATCAATATGCTTGAATTCCAATACACAAAAGCCATTCAACAGGATGTGTATTCCACCCAAGAAGAGACCTTGGTCATGGAGTCCGGAGATGAGGTGCATTTGGCGGCAGAACCCAGCAGCGAGGATTACCAGCACGACATCACACAAAAACTAGGGACACTGCATCTCATCTTCAATAGCGCCGCTCTTTTTATGCAATTGATTGTAGCGGGCCGCATTCTTTCCTTCCTTGGAATCACCGCCAGCATGTTGCTGCACCCTTTGGTGACCTTCCTCAATATGATTTGGATGCTGCTTCGTTTCAACTTTTTTAGCGCTTCCATGGCGAGAGGAGGATACGAGCTCACGGGAATCCTTTTCAAAAACGCCTACGACTCTTCGTACTACGCCATCCCTCATTCCATGAGAATGGATGTAAAAGAATGGATGCAAGGAGTTATGAAACCACTGGGAGCCATCTTGGGAACCTTGCTGATGATTGGACTCGCCTTTGGCTTGAACGGAGCCACAGAGTCCCTGGCCATCAATCTCACTTTGGTGCTTTTGAGTGGAGGCATGGCCGTACTGTGCTGGAGTTTAGGGAAAAAATACACACACATGTCCGAGGAAAATTTGAGCCACAAACTGGATCTCCCCACTCGGCTCAACGCGATAGAAATCTTGGCACAAAAAGGCCATGAGAAAACCACAAACGCTTTACAAAAAATTCTAAAAAGAAGCAGCGAACCGGAAATCATTAAAGAAGATATTTTGAACACACTCGGGCTTCAAGAAGACCCTGATTCCATCGCCAGTATTTTGGAGATGCTGGATCACAAGAACGAACGATTGCGACTCGCCGCCGCTGAGGCCCTAAGCCATTTCCACAAACTCAAAGAACACCTCATTGACCAATCTTTTACAAGATACCGCGTCATCGAAGCTCTTAAAAATCGACTCAATGAGGAAGAAGTGGAGGCCATTCGAGAAGAATTGGTACTGGTTTTTCATGACTTGGCCCCAGACGCCTTAACGGAATTCCTTGTGGAACGCGTTAAAAAAGAGGGAAGACAAAAGGCAAGTTTCATAAGAATGCTCAGTCTTTTCCACGACCCCAACCTTAAGTTTTACCTGGAAGGACAGCTCAGCAGCAGAGATCCAGGGGTAAAAGCCGCTTCCATCATCGCCTTATGGCAATTCAAAACACTCGGGAACGAACTCCGACATCACCTCAAGCAAATGTTGGAAAGTCCAAAAGAAGAGGTCTTAAAAAAAGGCATCGAAGCCTGTGGCTTTGTAAAAGAAAAGAGTTTTAAAGAAGAGCTTAAAAAACATCTCAATCATGGTTCTCCGGAAATTAAAAAAGCTGTGCTTTTGGCGCTTGGACAAATGGAAGAAGAAAGCACCATCCCCCATCTCGTGGAAGCCTTGAGTGACCCGAGCCACGAATGGTTTCATAAATCCTTCAGTCTTTTGGCTAAATTTCCAAAACAGTTCAGAGCCCTACTCCAAAACGCATTGGACTTGAGGATCAGTGAAAAAATCAACCAAATACTTTCAAAAGAAAAGGACCTCAACTGGACTTCCCTACCGGAGGAGTCTTTACATTTACTCCACGAGCTCTACCAAAAAATAAACGCCCACCACGAGGTACATAAGATCAAAGAGGTGCTGACCAGCAGACAAATGAAGCAGTAG
- a CDS encoding septum formation initiator family protein, which yields MRLLLIVGFLVVAYMLYKLTVSIYENYQIEKHIQEFEAKNAELQAENEAKLADFQYYTSEEYVEKVAKQNLGLINPGEQVLVIPDEDLIVLSQNEEEQRVAEEIRASWSSPKKWWKFFFSSNPFKA from the coding sequence ATGCGACTACTCTTAATTGTAGGATTTTTGGTGGTGGCCTACATGCTCTACAAGCTCACGGTCTCCATCTACGAAAACTACCAAATCGAGAAGCATATTCAAGAATTTGAGGCAAAAAATGCCGAGCTCCAAGCCGAAAATGAGGCAAAACTGGCCGATTTTCAGTACTACACCTCCGAAGAATATGTAGAAAAAGTCGCCAAACAAAACCTTGGGCTCATCAACCCCGGAGAGCAAGTTTTGGTCATCCCCGATGAAGACCTCATCGTCCTTTCCCAAAACGAAGAAGAACAACGCGTCGCAGAAGAAATCCGCGCCTCCTGGAGCAGTCCCAAGAAATGGTGGAAGTTTTTCTTCAGTAGCAACCCGTTCAAAGCCTAA